CCTCGCCTCCACCGCGACCCCTTCCGAAGCGCTCCCCCCAGGAGCCCTCGCCACGGCCGAAGCGCCTGCCGCCCGACGGGCCTTCGCCCTCGAAGCGGCCGTAGCCGTAGCGGGGAGGCCAGAAGCGGCCCCGCCACGGCGTCTCGGCCATCTCGTAGGGATCGTAGCCGCTCCACCTGCCCGGGCCCTCCCGCTCGAACCACGGGGGGCTCTCGCCTTCCTCGCCGTACCCCTCGTAGGCCCGGCGTTCGGACTCTCCCCACATGTGCCGGCGGTCGATCTGGTCCCGATCGGTCCTGCGATCCATGTCCCACCGGATCTGGTCGGGGCCCCAGCTCCGCCAGCCCGGGATCCCGCGCGCCATCTCCGGTTCGTTCATGTTCTCGTCCTGGTCGCGAGCGCTTCCGCGTCCATCTCCTCGCCTCTCGTCGTGACCCGCCATGGCTCCTCCTGGCTCCCGGGAGAAGCTAGCGATCGCCCGGCGGGCGTCGACCCGTGAAGTCTGCTTCCCGCCTCCCTCGTCGGGGGCTGGCCGGGGTGGTCGTCCTCCGTCACGGGGCTGGCCGGTTTCCTCGCGAGCATCGGGAGGAGTCGCGCTATCGTCCCGCCATGATCGACCTCTATTACGGCGCGCGCAGCGCCGGCCTGAGGCCGGCCCTCCTCGAGTCGGCGGGCCCCCTCGGCGGCCTCTCCCTCCTGGGCGTCTCGCCCACCCGGCGTGTGGAGGTCCGCGATGGCGCCACCTGGCTCGACGGCGAGCGGATCGGCGGCCCCATGGAGATCTTCCGGGTCCTCGAGACGGGCTTGGGCACGGGCTTCTTCCCGGCCTGGATCGGCTTCGCCTCCTACGAGCTGGCGCGCCACCTCGGCCAGCCCGCGGGCCCGTCCCTCCCGGGGCTGCCGGATGCCGTCTTCCACTACTACCCGAAGGGGATCGCCGTCCGTTCGGGTGAGACGTTGGAGAGCACCGAGGTCCCCGCACGGTCCTTCGAGCTTCCGCCGCTGCCGAGCCTCCGGCCGGCGAGCGATCTCCCCGAGTCGGCGTTCCTCGAAGGGGTCGAGCGGGTCCAGGAGCAAATCCGCGCCGGCGAGGTCTACCAGGTCAACCTCTCGCGCCGCTTCCACTTCCCCGCGCGGGGCGTGGATCCGCTCGCGCTCTACGCCCGGCTTCGCTCCATCAACCCGAGCCCCTTCATGGGCCTCGTAGAGGGAGACGGCTGGGCCATCGTGTCCGGGAGCCCCGAGCGGCTCTTCTCGAGGAGCCCACGAGGGGTCGACGGCACGTCGACGATCCGTGCAAGGCCCATCGCCGGCACGCGTCCCAGGGGCGCGAGCCCGGCGGAGGACGAGGCCCTCGAGGCGGAGCTGCGGTCGAACCCGAAGGAGCGCGCCGAGCACGTGATGCTCGTCGATCTGCTCCGCAATGACCTCGCTCGCGTCTGTGAGCCCGGCTCGGTGGCGCTGAGCGAGGCGTTCACCGTGGAGCGGTACTCCCACGTGATGCACCTGGTGTCCGAGGTCGAGGGGCGAAGCCGGGCGGGGCTCGGAGAGCTCTTCGCCTCCATCTTCCCCGGCGGATCGATCACGGGCGCGCCCAAGACCCGCGTCATGGAGGCGATCGCGGAGCTGGAGCCGGCGCCGCGCGGCTCGTACACCGGCTGCCTCGGCTACTCGTCGGGGGCCGGCGCCGATTTCAACATCCTGATCCGCAGCTTCACCGTGGCGGGGGACGAGGCGTACTTCTCCTGCGGCGGCGGGATCGTCATCGACAGCGATCCCGCCCGGGAGCTCGCCGAGACCGATACGAAGGCGGCGTCGCTCCTCGCCGCGCTGGAGCGCGGAAAAGAAGGCCGGGCGCCGGCGCCGCCACGGAAGGACGCCACCTGGGAGCCGCCGCGCTCGAGGCGCCCGTCCGACGCCCGCGTCCTCTTCGTCGAGAATCGGGACTCGTTCAGCTTCAACGTCGTCGACTACCTGCGCGCCAGCGGGGCGGAGGTCCGGGTCGTCGATCGGGACGAGGCGCCCGAGCTGGATTGGCCCACGCACGTGGTGGTCGGCCCGGGCCCCGGCGAGCCCGCCACGGCGGGGCGAACCCTCGAATGGATCGGCGCCTCCCTCGAGGCCGGGCTGCCTCTCCTGGGCGTCTGCCTGGGGCACCAGGCCCTGGGCGTCGCGCTGGGCGCGCGGCTGGGGAGGGCGTCGCGCCCCGTCCACGGCGTCGCCGAGCGCGTCGCGCACGCGGGCCGCGGGATCTTCGAGGCGCTCCCGTCGCCGGCTTCTTTCGCCCGGTATCACTCGTTGTCACTCCACGAGCTCCCGCCCGGTGTCGAGCTCGAGGCGTGGGCGGAGGACGGGAGCTGCATGGCGATCTCCGCCCGCGATCGGCGCGCATGGGGCGTGCAGTTTCACCCGGAGAGCATCTTGTCTACACACGGGATGGAGCTCCTCTCCGCGTTCCTGGAGCTGCGCGCGTGATCCGGCTGGTGAACGGAGAGCCGGCGCCGCTGGCCCTCGGGAGCTGGGCGCTCCACGGGTACACCGCGTTCACGGTGCTGCGGGTGGAGTCGGGCCTGCCCGTCCTCCTGGAGCGGCACCTCGAGAGGCTCCGGCGGCACGCGGGCGCCATCGGCCTGGCTTGGCCGGGTGACGAGGCAATCGAGGCCGATCTGCGGCGGCTGGTCACCCTCGGCCCGCGCCTCCTGGCCAGGCTCGCGGTGGGCGACGGAGCGAGGCTGGCGGAGGCGAGGCCACTCGTGCCTCCGAGCGCGGCCGACTACGACGCGGGTGTGAACGCGGTGTTCACTGGAATCCGCGTCCATCCGGACCTCGGCCGATGGAAGACCGGGAACTTCCTTCCCTGCCGCCTCGCGATGGAGGCGGCCCGCCGCGAGGGCGCCTTCGAGGGGCTCCTCGTCGATTCGGAAGGGCACGTGGTGGACGGCAGCCGGACCAGCCCGCTTTTGTATCGAAACGGTGTGCTCACCGTGCTCGAAGGCGGCCTCGAAGGGATCACCCGCGAGGAGGTCGCTGACGAGGCGGCCCGCATGGGGCTCGAGGTTCGCAGGGCCCCGATGAAGCGGGAGGCGCTCGACGGGCAGCTCCTCCTCGCCGGGACCGGCGTGGGGCTCGTCCCCGTCGGCCTGCCGATCGAGGAGCCCTTGCGCTCGCTGATCGCAAGGTTTCGCCTCGATCGCTAGGTGAGCCCCGCGGGGACCGTCGATAAACGCGCCGATCGCCGTCCGTGGTCAGCTTCTCCCCATGGCGATGCGGTCCTACTGGAAGGGCTCGATCAGCTTCGGGCTCGTCAACATCCCCGTGAGCCTCTACCTCGCCGCCCAGAGCGAGCGCGTGTCGTTCCACCTGCTCCACGAGAAGGATCGGGGCCGC
The Vulgatibacter incomptus DNA segment above includes these coding regions:
- a CDS encoding chorismate-binding protein: MIDLYYGARSAGLRPALLESAGPLGGLSLLGVSPTRRVEVRDGATWLDGERIGGPMEIFRVLETGLGTGFFPAWIGFASYELARHLGQPAGPSLPGLPDAVFHYYPKGIAVRSGETLESTEVPARSFELPPLPSLRPASDLPESAFLEGVERVQEQIRAGEVYQVNLSRRFHFPARGVDPLALYARLRSINPSPFMGLVEGDGWAIVSGSPERLFSRSPRGVDGTSTIRARPIAGTRPRGASPAEDEALEAELRSNPKERAEHVMLVDLLRNDLARVCEPGSVALSEAFTVERYSHVMHLVSEVEGRSRAGLGELFASIFPGGSITGAPKTRVMEAIAELEPAPRGSYTGCLGYSSGAGADFNILIRSFTVAGDEAYFSCGGGIVIDSDPARELAETDTKAASLLAALERGKEGRAPAPPRKDATWEPPRSRRPSDARVLFVENRDSFSFNVVDYLRASGAEVRVVDRDEAPELDWPTHVVVGPGPGEPATAGRTLEWIGASLEAGLPLLGVCLGHQALGVALGARLGRASRPVHGVAERVAHAGRGIFEALPSPASFARYHSLSLHELPPGVELEAWAEDGSCMAISARDRRAWGVQFHPESILSTHGMELLSAFLELRA
- a CDS encoding aminotransferase class IV, with the protein product MIRLVNGEPAPLALGSWALHGYTAFTVLRVESGLPVLLERHLERLRRHAGAIGLAWPGDEAIEADLRRLVTLGPRLLARLAVGDGARLAEARPLVPPSAADYDAGVNAVFTGIRVHPDLGRWKTGNFLPCRLAMEAARREGAFEGLLVDSEGHVVDGSRTSPLLYRNGVLTVLEGGLEGITREEVADEAARMGLEVRRAPMKREALDGQLLLAGTGVGLVPVGLPIEEPLRSLIARFRLDR